GCAGCCAGGGGCTTGTGCCCGGCATAGTGTACGGGCTTGGCGAGAGCGTCCCGGTGAGCGTGGCGGCCAAGGACGTGCTGAAGATATTGGAGTCCAAGGGGGGCGCGCACCACATCATCAAGGCGAAGTTCGACGGCGACAAAAAGGACCGCCACGTGATGATAAAGCAGCTTGATGTGCATCCGATTTCGGACAAGCTTTTGCACATAGACCTTCTGGAGATAGACCTGAACAAGCCTGTGCGCTTCCCGGTGGACCTGGAAGTGAGCGGGGTCCCCATCGGCGTAAAGGAGAAGGGTGGAAGGCTGAAGATGAACAAGAGCAGGGTCATCGTCGAATGCCTGCCAAAGGACATCCCGGACACCATCGTGGTGCCTGTGGCCGGCCTGGACATCGGCGACGGCGTGAAAGTCAGCGATCTGGCGGTTCCCGCGAACGTGACGATAATGGAGGACCCGGATTTCGTGGTCATCACTGTGATCCAGCCCGCGGCCGTGGAAGTCACCCCGGTTGCGGCGGCGGCGGCCCCGGCGGCGGAAGCGGCCAAGCCGGCCGAAGCGGCGGCTCCGGCCAAAGGCTCCGCGCCTTCGAAGTAAGACTGGCGGGGACTTTGATTTGAAACTTGTGGCCGGGCTCGGGAATCCGGGCCCGGACTATGAGCGCACCCGCCACAACGCCGGCTTCATGGCGCTCGACGTTTTGTTGCGCCGCCACGGCCTTTCCGGCGGCAAGGTGAAGAACGAAGCCTTCAATCTGACGGCCGACATAAATGGCCGCCAGTGTCTGCTGGTAAAACCACTTTCGTACATGAACCTTTCGGGGCGGCCCATCCGCGCCTTCATGGACTTTTACAAGATGCCGCCGGAAGACCTGCTGGTCATCCACGACGATATAGACATTTCTCTGGGGGACGTGCGATATAAGACAGGCGGAGGACACGGCGGCCATAACGGGTTAAAATCAATCATGGCGGAGTTGGGGACGGCGGAGTTCCACCGCGTCAGGATCGGCGTGAACCGCCCCCCGGCCGGGTGGGACGCGTCCAACCATGTCCTCTCCCCGTTTCTGGCCGAAGAGGCCGAAGCGGTGAAAGAAGCGCTGGAAAAGGCGGCGGAACTTATTGAGAAGAAGTTTTTGGGCTGATAATGTATTGCAGGGGGCGGAGGTGACAACATGATCGTTGCGGCGGCGCAGATGGTGGCGGGGACCGATATCGGATCGGCCTTGGGCCGGGCGGAGACAATTATCTGCCAGGCGGCCGGTGACGGGGCCAGGCTTGT
This DNA window, taken from Nitrospinota bacterium, encodes the following:
- a CDS encoding aminoacyl-tRNA hydrolase: MKLVAGLGNPGPDYERTRHNAGFMALDVLLRRHGLSGGKVKNEAFNLTADINGRQCLLVKPLSYMNLSGRPIRAFMDFYKMPPEDLLVIHDDIDISLGDVRYKTGGGHGGHNGLKSIMAELGTAEFHRVRIGVNRPPAGWDASNHVLSPFLAEEAEAVKEALEKAAELIEKKFLG
- a CDS encoding 50S ribosomal protein L25 — protein: MSEEVLSGSTRQIGRKGPCRRLRSQGLVPGIVYGLGESVPVSVAAKDVLKILESKGGAHHIIKAKFDGDKKDRHVMIKQLDVHPISDKLLHIDLLEIDLNKPVRFPVDLEVSGVPIGVKEKGGRLKMNKSRVIVECLPKDIPDTIVVPVAGLDIGDGVKVSDLAVPANVTIMEDPDFVVITVIQPAAVEVTPVAAAAAPAAEAAKPAEAAAPAKGSAPSK